The following proteins come from a genomic window of Nothobranchius furzeri strain GRZ-AD chromosome 1, NfurGRZ-RIMD1, whole genome shotgun sequence:
- the gpr19 gene encoding probable G-protein coupled receptor 19 isoform X1, producing MCVCIQTGAAGDSGWRSVASASPLLWSSGVAMVFAQSSTRAAVKPSMLSPAFVCQMSFNYSERENSTVLAPEPTSTFCCPEGSSSSSALGQLTSGEIAILGLVFAVLWLVSVLGNALVCLVIHRSRRTQSTTNYFVVSMACADLLMSLGCAPFVLLQVAAGRWTLSAAACKVVRYLQHLCPGVQVYVLLSISVDRFYTIVYPLSFKVSREKAKKMILASWLFDTAFICPCFFFYGSMSTDSRCDFFLPGSWGSVTYAATHLLLGFFIPAALIIFFYQRVVRYIWRISADGHTVRRTMNIVPRTKVKTIKMFLMLNSVFFLTWMPFYVVQLLHPKASDVPSRQELLSFTVITWICFSSTASKPTLYSVYNANFRRGMRETFCMSSMKCYRSNAYTITASSRMAKKNYVGAVDIPVQAKTITKDPTCDAFDRDAKEKKVAWPTTANPPNTFV from the coding sequence CTCTTCTGTGGAGCAGCGGAGTAGCGATGGTGTTCGCCCAGTCCAGCACCAGAGCTGCTGTGAAGCCATCCATGCTCTCTCCAGCTTTCGTGTGTCAGATGTCCTTTAACTACTCAGAGAGGGAGAACTCGACGGTCCTGGCTCCTGAACCCACCTCCACCTTCTGCTGCCCTGAAGGCTCCTCCTCCAGCTCTGCCCTGGGCCAACTGACTTCGGGTGAGATCGCCATCCTGGGCCTGGTGTTCGCGGTTCTCTGGCTGGTCTCCGTCTTGGGAAATGCGCTCGTGTGTTTGGTCATCCACAGAAGCCGGCGCACTCAGTCCACCACCAACTACTTTGTGGTATCGATGGCCTGTGCTGACCTGCTCATGAGCCTGGGCTGTGCTCCGTTTGTCCTGCTGCAGGTCGCAGCGGGACGCTGGACACTCAGCGCCGCGGCCTGCAAGGTGGTGCGCTACCTGCAGCATCTCTGCCCAGGTGTTCAGGTGTATGTCTTGCTCTCAATCTCCGTAGACCGCTTCTACACGATTGTCTATCCCCTCAGCTTCAAGGTGTCCAGGGAAAAGGCGAAGAAGATGATCCTGGCCTCGTGGCTGTTTGACACCGCCTTTATCTGTCCCTGCTTCTTCTTCTATGGTTCCATGTCTACAGACAGTCGTTGTGACTTTTTCCTTCCAGGCAGCTGGGGCAGTGTGACTTATGCTGCTACTCATCTCCTGCTGGGCTTCTTCATACCTGCAGCATTGATCATATTTTTCTACCAACGTGTGGTTCGCTACATCTGGAGAATCAGTGCTGATGGCCACACGGTGCGCCGGACCATGAACATCGTCCCGCGGACTAAAGTCAAGACCATCAAGATGTTCCTCATGCTCAACTCGGTTTTCTTCCTCACCTGGATGCCCTTCTACGTTGTCCAGTTGTTGCACCCAAAAGCGTCTGATGTACCCAGCAGACAGGAGCTGTTGTCCTTCACAGTCATAACCTGGATCTGCTTCAGCTCCACGGCGTCCAAACCGACTCTGTACTCGGTCTACAATGCCAACTTCAGACGTGGCATGCGGGAGACATTCTGCATGTCGTCCATGAAGTGCTACCGTAGTAACGCATACACCATCACCGCCAGCTCCCGGATGGCCAAGAAGAACTATGTTGGGGCGGTGGACATCCCGGTGCAAGCAAAGACCATCACCAAGGACCCCACGTGTGATGCATTTGATCGGGATGCAAAAGAGAAGAAGGTAGCTTGGCCCACGACCGCCAACCCTCCAAACACGTTTGTGTGA
- the gpr19 gene encoding probable G-protein coupled receptor 19 isoform X2, which produces MVFAQSSTRAAVKPSMLSPAFVCQMSFNYSERENSTVLAPEPTSTFCCPEGSSSSSALGQLTSGEIAILGLVFAVLWLVSVLGNALVCLVIHRSRRTQSTTNYFVVSMACADLLMSLGCAPFVLLQVAAGRWTLSAAACKVVRYLQHLCPGVQVYVLLSISVDRFYTIVYPLSFKVSREKAKKMILASWLFDTAFICPCFFFYGSMSTDSRCDFFLPGSWGSVTYAATHLLLGFFIPAALIIFFYQRVVRYIWRISADGHTVRRTMNIVPRTKVKTIKMFLMLNSVFFLTWMPFYVVQLLHPKASDVPSRQELLSFTVITWICFSSTASKPTLYSVYNANFRRGMRETFCMSSMKCYRSNAYTITASSRMAKKNYVGAVDIPVQAKTITKDPTCDAFDRDAKEKKVAWPTTANPPNTFV; this is translated from the coding sequence ATGGTGTTCGCCCAGTCCAGCACCAGAGCTGCTGTGAAGCCATCCATGCTCTCTCCAGCTTTCGTGTGTCAGATGTCCTTTAACTACTCAGAGAGGGAGAACTCGACGGTCCTGGCTCCTGAACCCACCTCCACCTTCTGCTGCCCTGAAGGCTCCTCCTCCAGCTCTGCCCTGGGCCAACTGACTTCGGGTGAGATCGCCATCCTGGGCCTGGTGTTCGCGGTTCTCTGGCTGGTCTCCGTCTTGGGAAATGCGCTCGTGTGTTTGGTCATCCACAGAAGCCGGCGCACTCAGTCCACCACCAACTACTTTGTGGTATCGATGGCCTGTGCTGACCTGCTCATGAGCCTGGGCTGTGCTCCGTTTGTCCTGCTGCAGGTCGCAGCGGGACGCTGGACACTCAGCGCCGCGGCCTGCAAGGTGGTGCGCTACCTGCAGCATCTCTGCCCAGGTGTTCAGGTGTATGTCTTGCTCTCAATCTCCGTAGACCGCTTCTACACGATTGTCTATCCCCTCAGCTTCAAGGTGTCCAGGGAAAAGGCGAAGAAGATGATCCTGGCCTCGTGGCTGTTTGACACCGCCTTTATCTGTCCCTGCTTCTTCTTCTATGGTTCCATGTCTACAGACAGTCGTTGTGACTTTTTCCTTCCAGGCAGCTGGGGCAGTGTGACTTATGCTGCTACTCATCTCCTGCTGGGCTTCTTCATACCTGCAGCATTGATCATATTTTTCTACCAACGTGTGGTTCGCTACATCTGGAGAATCAGTGCTGATGGCCACACGGTGCGCCGGACCATGAACATCGTCCCGCGGACTAAAGTCAAGACCATCAAGATGTTCCTCATGCTCAACTCGGTTTTCTTCCTCACCTGGATGCCCTTCTACGTTGTCCAGTTGTTGCACCCAAAAGCGTCTGATGTACCCAGCAGACAGGAGCTGTTGTCCTTCACAGTCATAACCTGGATCTGCTTCAGCTCCACGGCGTCCAAACCGACTCTGTACTCGGTCTACAATGCCAACTTCAGACGTGGCATGCGGGAGACATTCTGCATGTCGTCCATGAAGTGCTACCGTAGTAACGCATACACCATCACCGCCAGCTCCCGGATGGCCAAGAAGAACTATGTTGGGGCGGTGGACATCCCGGTGCAAGCAAAGACCATCACCAAGGACCCCACGTGTGATGCATTTGATCGGGATGCAAAAGAGAAGAAGGTAGCTTGGCCCACGACCGCCAACCCTCCAAACACGTTTGTGTGA
- the crebl2 gene encoding cAMP-responsive element-binding protein-like 2, with product MEDNKMVAGKSKKPGKRGRKPAKIDLKAKLERSRQSARECRARKKLRYQYLEELVSSKERAICALREELEMYKQWCSAMDQGKIPSEIKALLTGDEQKIPQSSGGTKTSKNKNSGSAQS from the exons ATGGAAGATAACAAG ATGGTGGCAGGAAAATCAAAGAAACCTGGAAAACGCGGCCGCAAGCCAGCGAAGATCGACCTGAAGGCCAAGCTGGAGCGGAGCCGACAGAGTGCCAGAGAGTGCCGGGCCAGGAAGAAACTGCGATACCAGTACCTGGAGGAACTGGTGTCCAGTAAGGAGAGGGCCATCTGCGCTCTGCGAGAGGAGCTGGAGATG TACAAGCAGTGGTGCTCGGCCATGGACCAGGGGAAGATCCCGTCAGAAATCAAAGCTCTGCTGACCGGAGATGAGCAGAAGATTCCTCAGAGCAGCGGCGGCACCAAAACATCCAAGAACAAGAACAGCGGCAGCGCTCAAAGTTAA